The following coding sequences lie in one Hominilimicola fabiformis genomic window:
- a CDS encoding plasmid mobilization protein, giving the protein MAKYSKFLKMRVSPEDIEIMIKKAETLKISRSDFVRQAIRNSNVYALPSEDIRKFTSELRDINKNIDKIVTRCNKGKLKSVNLEKTQEAIQKVSEELNALRIAIEEKNN; this is encoded by the coding sequence ATGGCAAAGTATTCAAAATTTTTAAAGATGAGAGTATCACCTGAAGATATTGAAATAATGATTAAAAAGGCAGAAACATTAAAAATCTCACGAAGTGATTTCGTCAGACAAGCAATACGAAACTCTAACGTTTATGCCTTACCAAGTGAAGATATCCGAAAATTCACATCAGAGCTTAGAGACATTAACAAAAATATTGATAAAATTGTTACACGATGCAATAAAGGTAAATTAAAAAGTGTAAATCTTGAAAAAACTCAAGAGGCTATTCAAAAGGTCAGCGAAGAACTTAATGCTTTGAGAATTGCAATCGAAGAAAAAAATAATTAA
- a CDS encoding MobC family plasmid mobilization relaxosome protein gives MKKSTDFHVRISDDELELIDEKARQLRMTRSKYVIQSALHQKIITLDNTAIKQLTSELRKIGINVNQIAILCNMGKLQCVHIEDTKNEITKVWEELKKLRQEIKNLNEHS, from the coding sequence TTGAAAAAGAGTACAGATTTTCACGTTAGAATATCAGACGATGAACTGGAACTGATAGATGAAAAAGCACGTCAATTAAGAATGACACGCAGTAAATATGTAATACAGTCAGCACTTCATCAGAAGATAATAACGTTGGATAATACAGCAATTAAACAGCTTACCTCAGAACTTCGTAAAATCGGTATCAATGTAAATCAGATTGCGATACTCTGCAATATGGGAAAGTTGCAATGTGTACATATCGAGGACACGAAAAACGAAATTACAAAGGTATGGGAAGAATTGAAAAAATTGCGACAGGAAATAAAAAATCTAAATGAACACAGTTGA